AGCACAACCTCACTCATCTTCCTCTCCGTATCGGAGCGAGACAGGAGCCCAGATGCTCGGAGATGATCCTTCGTGCCTCTGGCAACGGGTCTGCTCTGACCGGTGCTGCAGAAACACCTCTCTGTTCAACACCTCCctccagggaaaaaacaaaaggtcCCAGGGAAGCTGGGCTGTCAGCGCAGATAGAAATGTTTGCCTCTGGGTAGAGATGCAgagaaacctggaaaaaaaacagccaccacCTTTCTTTGGAAAGAAGGAAATTGCTCTCTAGTCGGGCATGTGGAAGTGAACTTGTGTGCTGACTCCAGAGGAATTTCGGCTGTTCCCCGGGGGGTTGTGATTGCTGTTTGGGTCACATCCCAGCTCTGATCTCGGCCTTGCCTTTGGGAGCGGGATTCCTCAGCACAGAGCCGCTGGCATTTGAGGAATGAGGGATGCTCGTTTCAGAAAACCAAGCAAACtgagagtgtgtgtgtttgcgtgtgtgtgcgcgcgcgcgcagCTTAGCCATGTTCTTCTTAGCAGAAATTGCAGAATTCCCCCattgacatggaaaaaaaatattcagggagCAGAAGTAAGCCCTGAGAGTTGTCCTGAGGACAAATGTATTTAACCACACCGCTCTCAATAACGACAGTGCAAGTTCTGGGGCTAAAACCCTTTGCTTATCCCAGAGCAAGACGTGCAAACCCTGCTTTGTGCAGATATTCTCACCAGGGACCCATGGGATTCACGTGAACAGGTGCTGGGAGGATGAGGAAGCCAGGGCTATAAAGGTGTTGGTGTGGCAATAAAGGTGTTGCTGCGTTATACCATCGTGGTTCCTGTATCACcaggaaataagaaaatttaGCAGAGACCCCACCTGATTCTCCCAGAGATCCCGGGGCCAGGGGATGAGGATGCCCTTTTCTGGCTGCCTTGGGCTGGAGGATGGGGAAACGTCTCGCTCTCGTCTCGTCTTCATTCAGATCCAGGAGGCTGGGCGTAGTGGAGAGGCAACAGAGCAAAACCCTCTGCCCCGTCATGACCTGAAAATAGCTGAGCTGGAGCTGTGAGAGGTGCTCAGTGGATCACCTCAATCGTTTAGATAAACGTGGTGGTCCTCCAGCCGGGGATGTGGTGGTGAAGGCTGCGCAGATAGACTGAGCCACCCGAGGAACGCCCGGCTGGGAGTCCCCAGCGCAGAGCTGCCTCTGACACCGGCGTCTGATAAACAAGgcattcttcctctcctttcccggCAAGCGTTCGAGGGCTGGGCCCAGGAGCCATGGGAATCAACAGGAGTCTTTCCAGTGTGGGCTTTGGATCTTCGTCTGGATAAATAAATAGAAGGAAATAACAAATAACATGGGTCTaacaaatattttagaaagtatAAATGTCTGCCTTTCCCCATGACTCCATCCAAACCCCACGAAGGAAAAAATTTCCCTGTTTCTGTGATGCTTTTCCATCTGCCTTTCCCCAGTGATTGGGAGTGTTAGCGCCGGCACCTTGGCTGGCCTGCAAGGAAACCCTGCGTGGGATTTCTCTGGGGGTGGGAAATAACCTTCTCGGCCGACCACCTTCGCGAGCGAGGTTCATGCTTGGTGTTAAAAGGACCCCCCTTGTGTGCAGACTGAATTCCCGTCCTCGGAGTTAACCGTTCGCTGAATTTGGGTGGCTCTATAAAAATAAAGGCTGTATTGCTCCTTCCTGCGGGCTTCTAAGCCTCTGGACTGAGTTTTCCATGTCTCCCTGCTTGCTGCTGCCTTGCAGCGACACCTGCTGCGCAATTTTAGGAGGAGAGTGGTTTTCCTTCCCGCGAAAGCGGTCCCTTTTCTCCGGGAAGGCTTGCACCAAAGCCAGCTTTGGCTTTAAAGGTGGGAGAAAAGGAAGCGGGGAAGCGTGCTCCTTCctcaaacacaaacatttctgcGGTCCGCAACTTCTCCAACCTGGCTCGGCCCGTGGCGGTGatgcttttgttttgcaaactTCTCCCAGCCCGGCTTTGGGTGGGAAACGCTGAAAAAagcctgctgttgctgctggcaCAAAGCTCAGGAGAAGTAATGCAGGTGCCTGCCTGCCCCAGAGCTTGTTTCGGACAGGGAAGAGGCGGTGCAGCATCTCCCGCTCCCCGTGCCGTGTTTCAGGGAGCCTCCCTGGCCGTGGAGGGAGATGCGGGTACCCACGCTCTGGGAGGACAAACCAGCGCTCGTCGCAGCCGAGAACTGCCATGGCGCTGGAGAACAGCTtccctggtttgtttttttttcctcctaacgCTTTGCTCTCTGTCTCCAGTTGTAGGGTTTTGGCAGAGCTGGCCATGATGTTATGGTTTGTGGTTGGTGCCCTCTTCCCAGCGCTGCTCCTGGCCGCGCCGCCCCCCATAAACAAGCTCGCCCTCTTCCCGGACAAGAGCGCTTGGTGCGAGGCGAAGAACATCACCCAGATCGTGGGGCACAGCGGCTGCGAGTCCAAGTCCATCCAGAACAGGTACGGATCCACCCTCGGTGCAGAGATTTCCATTTACAGATGGCACCAGAGTGGCTTTGGGGACTGTCACTTGCACAAGAAGCCAGGCACAATGTCCTGCCTCTGCCCGGCTGCCTTCTGTCTGTCTCAGTGGAAGGTCAaatctccttttgcttttcttgggAAGAGCAGGGAGCTCCCCCGAGCCCTCGTCCCTCCTGTTGTCTTTGCAGGGCCTGTCTGGGACAGTGTTTCAGCTACAGCGTCCCCAACACCTTCCCTCAGTCCACAGAGTCCCTGGTTCACTGCGACTCCTGCATGCCAGCCCAGTCCATGTGGGAAATCGTGAGTATCCCTGCCGCCTCCACGCGTCTTCCTGCAGGGCCTCGCGCAGGGgctctcagctctgctctgccaccACTTTAGGGCGAGCCGTTCTCCTTCCCTGAGGTTTTCCCACTCGTGGTTTCCTTCCAGGGTGTCTCTCAGGTGACTGTAACCTGTCTTGAGATGCCTGGGTGGAAGGGGCTGCTGGAAGCAACGTGACTGCTGTCATGAATGATGCATTTATCACTCTTTGCAGAAGCATCCCCCGTCAGTCCCTGCATTATTCATCCCTGTGCTCATCCCGCGTGCCTGTTTTCTCCATCACTCC
This is a stretch of genomic DNA from Larus michahellis chromosome 16, bLarMic1.1, whole genome shotgun sequence. It encodes these proteins:
- the NBL1 gene encoding neuroblastoma suppressor of tumorigenicity 1 isoform X1 produces the protein MCPPSPGCCRVLAELAMMLWFVVGALFPALLLAAPPPINKLALFPDKSAWCEAKNITQIVGHSGCESKSIQNRACLGQCFSYSVPNTFPQSTESLVHCDSCMPAQSMWEIVTLDCPGNDEIPRVDKLVEKILHCSCQACGKEPSHEGALFNVYLNAEENMPAEGPSPHHYAHHQQEVEEPPASSHHHHEEEGDE
- the NBL1 gene encoding neuroblastoma suppressor of tumorigenicity 1 isoform X2, which produces MVGTWPPSCRVLAELAMMLWFVVGALFPALLLAAPPPINKLALFPDKSAWCEAKNITQIVGHSGCESKSIQNRACLGQCFSYSVPNTFPQSTESLVHCDSCMPAQSMWEIVTLDCPGNDEIPRVDKLVEKILHCSCQACGKEPSHEGALFNVYLNAEENMPAEGPSPHHYAHHQQEVEEPPASSHHHHEEEGDE